The region GCATCCCGCCCGCCGCCAGCCGCGCCATGTAGACGCCGCTCGCGACCTGGCCGCCCGCGTTGTCGCGGCCGTCCCAGGTCTCGTCGTGGCGGCCCGCGGCGCGCGAGCCTTCGACCAGGGTGCGCACCAGCGTGCCCTGCAGGTCGTAGATCTCCAGACGGACCGCGCCCTCGCGGGCCAGCTCGTACTGGATCTGCGTCTGCGGGTTGAACGGGTTGGGGTGGATGCCGACCAGCGCGGTCGTCGCCGGCGCCGGCGTGCCG is a window of bacterium DNA encoding:
- a CDS encoding FlgD immunoglobulin-like domain containing protein, giving the protein GTPAPATTALVGIHPNPFNPQTQIQYELAREGAVRLEIYDLQGTLVRTLVEGSRAAGRHDETWDGRDNAGGQVASGVYMARLAAGGMQQMQKMVLLK